The stretch of DNA CAAGGTCTTCGATCGCCGCACGAACTTCTTGTACATTGGATGCTTGAAGCGGCGCTCGACGCGGACCACCAGCGTCTTATCGCCGGAATCGCTGACCACTGTGCCCTGAAGCGTACGTTTTGCCATCTTTGCTAAGCCTCGCTTGCGGCAGCGCGCTCGCGCTCGCCGAGAATGCTACGGATGCGCGCGATATCACGACGCACCTGACGCAC from Alphaproteobacteria bacterium encodes:
- the rpsQ gene encoding 30S ribosomal protein S17; protein product: MAKRTLQGTVVSDSGDKTLVVRVERRFKHPMYKKFVRRSKTLAVHDPENQHKAGDQVRIRECRPISKRKTWEVVAEGT